A window of Rhodothermales bacterium contains these coding sequences:
- a CDS encoding ATP-binding protein → MKTALERVRRVEQLDHTKSRFFVNLSHEFRTPLTLLLGPIRDALDGAYGPMDDRYRGQLSSMHRAADRLHRLINQLLDLARLEAGGMRLEARADDLVAFVRALTLSFVSRAEREQKHLRVEAEPETLEVYFDRDKLEKIVYNLLSNAFKFTAAGGKIRVSVEASEGSALIVVRDTGEGIPATELPHIFDRFHQADASPTRRHEGSGIGLALAKELAELHHGALRVESQEGFGSTFKLTLPLGRSHLKDEELIADDDAAPAVDRLDRADQSDGTPSTESALSTQSNLATLTTATILLVEDNADVRAYLKSHLTAYRILEAEDGEAGLALALSALPDLVISDVMMPKLDGFGLCSALRRDKRTQDIPVLLLTAKAAEENKIEGLKMGADDYLYKPFSARELLARTENLIQRNQELKKKYRQEVVLKPTEITVTSADAAFLEKVRTVVESGMGDSQFGVEQLAEEVGLGRRQLQRKMQELTRQTVHRFIQESRLERARQLLEQKAGNVSEVAYQVGFRDPRHFARLFQQKYKKPPSQWG, encoded by the coding sequence TTGAAAACTGCGCTGGAACGTGTTCGAAGGGTTGAGCAACTCGACCATACGAAATCACGCTTCTTCGTTAACCTCTCCCACGAATTCCGCACCCCGCTCACCCTCCTCCTGGGCCCCATCCGTGATGCCCTCGATGGGGCGTATGGCCCGATGGACGACCGCTACCGGGGTCAGCTATCTTCCATGCACCGCGCGGCCGATCGCCTCCACCGGCTCATCAACCAACTGCTCGACCTCGCCCGGCTCGAGGCTGGCGGAATGCGCCTCGAAGCCCGCGCCGACGACCTCGTCGCTTTCGTCCGAGCCCTCACGCTTTCGTTTGTCTCCCGCGCTGAACGTGAGCAGAAACACCTCCGTGTCGAGGCCGAGCCCGAAACACTCGAGGTCTACTTCGACCGCGACAAACTGGAGAAGATCGTCTACAACCTGCTCTCGAACGCCTTCAAGTTCACCGCCGCCGGCGGGAAGATTCGCGTATCCGTCGAGGCCTCCGAGGGTTCGGCCTTGATCGTCGTCCGCGACACCGGCGAGGGCATTCCGGCGACGGAGCTGCCGCACATCTTCGACCGCTTCCACCAGGCGGACGCCTCGCCGACGCGCCGGCACGAAGGCAGCGGGATCGGGCTGGCGCTCGCGAAGGAGCTCGCCGAGTTGCACCACGGCGCGCTGCGCGTGGAAAGCCAGGAAGGTTTCGGCAGCACGTTCAAGCTGACGCTGCCTCTCGGGCGGAGCCACCTCAAGGACGAGGAACTGATTGCCGACGATGACGCCGCGCCTGCGGTGGACAGGTTGGACAGGGCGGACCAGTCGGACGGCACCCCGTCCACCGAGTCCGCCCTGTCCACCCAGTCCAACCTAGCCACCTTAACCACCGCCACTATCCTCCTCGTCGAGGACAACGCCGACGTACGCGCCTATCTGAAGAGCCACCTGACAGCCTACCGCATCCTTGAGGCCGAAGACGGCGAGGCGGGCCTCGCGCTGGCGCTCTCGGCCCTGCCCGACCTCGTGATCAGCGATGTCATGATGCCAAAGCTCGACGGCTTCGGACTCTGCTCGGCGCTGCGTCGCGACAAACGCACGCAGGACATCCCGGTGCTCCTGCTCACGGCGAAAGCCGCCGAGGAGAACAAGATCGAAGGGCTGAAGATGGGCGCGGACGATTATCTGTACAAACCTTTCAGTGCCCGCGAGCTGCTGGCGCGGACGGAAAACCTGATTCAGCGGAATCAGGAGCTGAAAAAGAAGTATCGCCAGGAAGTCGTACTGAAGCCGACAGAGATCACGGTGACCTCGGCTGATGCGGCGTTTCTGGAAAAGGTGCGGACTGTCGTGGAGTCGGGAATGGGCGACAGCCAGTTCGGGGTGGAGCAGTTGGCGGAGGAAGTGGGGCTGGGCCGGCGACAGCTGCAGCGCAAGATGCAGGAACTGACCCGACAGACCGTTCACCGATTCATTCAGGAGAGCCGGCTGGAGCGGGCCCGGCAACTGCTGGAGCAGAAAGCAGGCAATGTGTCGGAAGTAG
- a CDS encoding sigma-70 family RNA polymerase sigma factor — MKTAPPSDITRLLNAARDGDEQALRAVFPLVYEEIRERAHRQRQRWHGDVTLNTTALVHEAYIKLTGHTDFEWEGRAHFLGVAAKAMRHILVDYARQRRAEKRGGDVQRISFEEWHIPDAEFALTDEKADSIVALEDALLALEQVDEREARVVECRFFGGLSVEETAKVLGISERTVKRDWAMAQAWLMREMKRG, encoded by the coding sequence GTGAAAACTGCACCGCCCTCAGATATCACGCGCCTACTCAACGCGGCTCGAGATGGAGACGAGCAGGCGCTTCGTGCGGTTTTTCCTCTCGTGTATGAGGAAATCCGTGAGCGCGCCCACCGGCAGCGCCAACGCTGGCATGGGGACGTCACGCTCAACACAACGGCACTTGTCCACGAAGCGTATATCAAACTAACCGGCCACACCGACTTCGAATGGGAAGGTCGCGCCCACTTCCTGGGCGTCGCGGCGAAAGCCATGCGCCACATACTTGTTGACTATGCTCGCCAACGACGGGCAGAAAAACGCGGCGGCGATGTTCAGCGGATATCGTTTGAAGAGTGGCATATACCCGACGCGGAGTTCGCGCTGACCGACGAAAAGGCCGACAGTATCGTGGCTTTGGAGGACGCCCTCCTTGCCCTCGAACAAGTCGATGAACGCGAAGCGCGGGTAGTCGAGTGCCGCTTCTTTGGCGGGCTGTCGGTGGAGGAAACGGCCAAGGTGTTGGGCATTTCTGAGCGAACGGTAAAGCGCGATTGGGCGATGGCCCAGGCATGGCTCATGCGAGAAATGAAGCGCGGCTAA
- a CDS encoding HEAT repeat domain-containing protein, with protein MKTTRNPFTTSNYSIIRLALAAVMIMTPLAAAHAQRSAPTVITTLDPATIREAAPAHQDLITLSIQDWRAYGERLAAALTSSTEGMTQSALQRLIQYGDFMPATRQTVMEVVTIYRNNEDDRVRRMAVVALGKLGDDWSMAYLKRAVHFEKNPEVRHTITYVLKDHDGSFQ; from the coding sequence ATGAAAACGACACGCAATCCCTTCACTACGTCCAACTACTCGATCATCCGCTTGGCGCTTGCCGCCGTCATGATCATGACGCCCTTAGCCGCCGCCCACGCTCAGCGCAGCGCTCCCACCGTAATCACCACGCTCGACCCGGCGACGATCCGGGAAGCAGCCCCGGCGCATCAGGACCTCATCACGCTGTCAATCCAGGACTGGCGCGCGTATGGGGAGCGCCTCGCCGCCGCTCTCACTTCGTCGACCGAAGGCATGACACAGAGCGCGCTGCAGCGGCTCATCCAGTATGGCGACTTCATGCCGGCAACCCGGCAGACCGTGATGGAAGTCGTGACCATCTACAGAAATAATGAGGACGACCGTGTCCGCCGGATGGCGGTAGTTGCACTGGGCAAACTGGGCGACGACTGGTCGATGGCCTACCTGAAACGAGCGGTTCACTTCGAAAAGAACCCGGAAGTGCGGCACACGATCACCTATGTGCTTAAGGATCACGACGGCTCGTTCCAGTAA